A DNA window from Pseudodesulfovibrio thermohalotolerans contains the following coding sequences:
- a CDS encoding pyruvate carboxylase translates to MQPKSFEQVLEEVKGKRILVANRGIPARRICRSITEMFNAKAIMTATDVDKTSPASSGANELLMLGSDPRAYLDQDRIIREAKANNVVAIHPGWGFCSEDDSFPARCAKEGIIFIGPEQEPMRILGNKVAVRKLAIEQGVPVVPGSEGAVSIPEARKIAQEIGFPVMLKAEGGGGGRGIYEVYQEEDLENAFSKASALAQASFGNPRLYVEKLLTSIRHIEIQVIADKYGNVFCLDERDCTVQRNHQKLIEITPSPWPKFTPELRAQLKEYARRLVSAVGYYSLATVEFLVDSEGVPYLIEVNTRLQVEHGITECRYGIDLVEEQIAIAFGAKLRLSEEHTKPFQWAMQCRINCEDPQKHFEPNSGRITRYVSPGGQGIRIDSCVGDGYRFPSNYDSAASLLIAYGNTWKKVVALMNRALREYMIGGVKTTIPFHRKIIDHKKFVEADYDTNFVRQNYAELMNYSDREPDSLRLTKLVAEISALGHNKYVQLGEYRGREDRRVGRFHLAEPPEVSSWFEPRFSRKMGREAILDTLRTDREAGIIHMTDTTTRDITQSNSGNRFRLAEDRIIGPSLDQCGFFSLENGGGAHFHVAMLANMTYPFTEAAEWNKFAPNTLKQILIRSTNILGYKPQPKNVMRLTGEMINEHYEIIRCFDFLNHVDNMRPFAEVAMASKRNIFEPAISLSWAKGFDVERYLTVTDEILRMCSEAAGVTRKQAEKMIILGLKDMGGVCPPRFMRELITSIAKKYPELVIHSHRHYTDGLFVPTMGAAAKAGAHIVDVAIGASVRWYGQGEVLSTAAYIEDEMGLKTHLDKDMIRATNFRLKQIMPYYDRYTAPYFQGIDHDVVRHGMPGGATSSSQEGALKQGYIKLLPYMLKFLEGTRKVVRYHDVTPGSQITWNTAFLAVTGAFKRGGEREVRRLLNILDIVTLCGEEELTDLEREARLDLYRDSNDAFRNLLLGKFGKLPLGFPADWVYQSAFGSGWETAVKERTEASPLTTLQDVDLAAEKKALRSRLHRQPTEEEFIMYLNHPGDAIKTVDFCEKFGNVNNLPVDVWFEGLEKGEVLEFQGNCKKPHVMRILDISEPDENGMTVVRYVLDSEIMSHQVKVAEAEVGGKDAIEMADPSNVFQVGSPSNGDLWVTHVRPGDRVKAGEELLNISIMKQEKAVLAPVAGMVRRVIKSANYTEDKKMVPVVEGELLVELGPEAGTCPTCKVDVPMEDYNFCPNCGQKL, encoded by the coding sequence ATGCAGCCGAAGTCCTTTGAACAGGTACTCGAAGAGGTCAAGGGGAAGCGGATACTGGTGGCCAACCGGGGCATCCCGGCAAGGCGCATCTGCCGTTCCATAACCGAAATGTTCAACGCCAAGGCGATAATGACCGCCACCGACGTTGATAAAACCTCTCCGGCATCCTCCGGGGCCAACGAACTCCTGATGCTCGGCTCCGATCCCCGTGCGTATCTTGACCAGGACAGGATTATTCGTGAGGCCAAGGCGAACAACGTGGTCGCCATTCATCCCGGTTGGGGATTCTGTTCCGAGGACGACTCCTTCCCGGCCCGTTGCGCCAAGGAAGGGATCATTTTCATTGGCCCTGAGCAGGAGCCCATGCGCATCCTCGGCAACAAGGTCGCCGTGCGTAAACTGGCCATCGAACAGGGCGTGCCCGTGGTGCCCGGTTCCGAAGGGGCCGTATCCATCCCCGAGGCGCGCAAGATCGCCCAGGAGATCGGTTTCCCGGTGATGCTCAAGGCCGAAGGCGGCGGTGGTGGCCGCGGCATCTACGAGGTCTACCAGGAGGAGGATCTCGAAAACGCCTTCTCCAAGGCTTCGGCCCTGGCCCAGGCGTCTTTCGGCAACCCGCGTCTCTACGTTGAAAAGCTGTTGACCTCGATCCGCCACATCGAAATTCAGGTCATCGCCGACAAGTACGGCAATGTTTTCTGTCTGGATGAACGTGACTGTACGGTTCAGCGCAATCACCAGAAACTCATCGAGATCACGCCGTCTCCCTGGCCCAAGTTCACCCCCGAGTTGCGTGCGCAGCTCAAGGAATATGCCCGTCGACTCGTTTCGGCCGTAGGCTATTATTCCCTGGCCACCGTCGAGTTCCTGGTGGACAGCGAAGGGGTGCCGTACCTCATCGAGGTCAACACCCGGCTTCAGGTGGAGCACGGCATCACCGAGTGCCGCTACGGCATCGACCTGGTCGAGGAGCAGATCGCCATCGCCTTCGGCGCCAAGCTGCGCCTGAGCGAGGAACATACGAAACCGTTCCAGTGGGCCATGCAGTGCCGCATCAACTGCGAGGACCCGCAAAAGCATTTCGAGCCCAACTCCGGGCGTATTACCCGATACGTGTCCCCCGGCGGCCAGGGCATCCGCATCGATTCCTGCGTGGGCGACGGCTATCGCTTCCCGTCCAACTACGACTCGGCGGCCTCGCTGCTCATCGCTTACGGCAACACCTGGAAGAAGGTCGTGGCTCTGATGAATCGAGCCTTGCGCGAATACATGATCGGCGGTGTGAAGACGACCATTCCCTTCCATCGCAAGATCATCGACCACAAGAAGTTCGTCGAAGCGGATTACGATACCAATTTTGTCCGCCAGAATTACGCCGAGTTGATGAATTATTCCGATCGTGAGCCGGATTCCCTGCGCTTGACGAAGCTGGTGGCCGAGATTTCCGCTCTTGGCCACAACAAATATGTCCAGCTCGGCGAATACCGGGGACGCGAGGACAGACGGGTAGGCCGTTTTCATCTGGCCGAGCCGCCCGAGGTTTCCTCCTGGTTCGAGCCGCGCTTCTCGCGCAAGATGGGCCGCGAAGCCATTCTGGATACCCTGCGCACCGACCGCGAGGCCGGGATCATCCACATGACGGACACCACGACCCGCGACATCACGCAGTCCAACAGCGGCAACAGATTCCGTCTGGCCGAGGATCGCATCATCGGACCCTCGCTCGATCAATGCGGTTTCTTCTCCCTGGAGAATGGCGGCGGCGCGCACTTCCACGTGGCCATGCTTGCCAACATGACCTATCCGTTCACCGAGGCGGCCGAGTGGAACAAGTTCGCGCCCAATACCCTTAAACAGATTCTCATTCGGTCCACCAACATCCTTGGCTACAAGCCGCAGCCCAAGAATGTCATGCGGCTGACCGGCGAGATGATAAACGAGCATTACGAAATCATCCGCTGTTTCGACTTCCTCAATCATGTCGACAACATGCGGCCATTTGCCGAAGTCGCCATGGCTTCGAAGCGTAACATCTTCGAGCCCGCCATTTCCCTGTCCTGGGCCAAGGGCTTCGACGTGGAACGCTACCTGACCGTGACCGACGAGATCCTCCGCATGTGCTCCGAGGCTGCGGGCGTCACCAGGAAGCAGGCGGAGAAGATGATTATTCTCGGCCTCAAGGACATGGGCGGCGTTTGCCCGCCCCGGTTCATGCGCGAGCTTATTACTTCCATTGCCAAGAAATATCCCGAGCTGGTCATCCACAGCCACCGCCATTACACCGATGGTCTGTTCGTCCCGACCATGGGCGCGGCCGCCAAGGCCGGAGCGCACATCGTGGACGTCGCCATCGGCGCGAGTGTCCGCTGGTACGGCCAGGGCGAAGTCCTGTCCACGGCGGCGTACATCGAGGATGAGATGGGCCTGAAAACCCACCTCGACAAGGACATGATCCGGGCCACCAATTTCCGGCTCAAGCAGATCATGCCGTACTACGACCGCTACACAGCTCCGTACTTCCAGGGGATCGACCATGACGTGGTCCGTCACGGAATGCCGGGCGGCGCGACTTCCTCCTCCCAGGAGGGCGCGCTCAAGCAGGGCTACATCAAGCTGTTGCCCTACATGCTCAAGTTCCTGGAAGGCACCCGCAAGGTGGTGCGTTACCATGACGTCACGCCAGGTTCCCAGATTACCTGGAACACCGCGTTCCTTGCCGTGACCGGCGCGTTCAAGCGCGGCGGCGAGCGGGAAGTGCGGCGGTTGCTGAACATCCTGGACATCGTCACCCTGTGCGGCGAGGAGGAACTGACCGATCTCGAACGCGAAGCGCGTCTCGATCTGTACCGCGATTCCAATGACGCTTTCCGCAATCTGCTGCTCGGCAAGTTCGGCAAGCTGCCCCTCGGCTTCCCGGCCGACTGGGTTTATCAGTCCGCCTTCGGTTCCGGTTGGGAAACGGCCGTCAAGGAACGCACCGAGGCTTCGCCGCTGACCACTCTTCAGGATGTGGACCTTGCGGCTGAGAAAAAGGCGTTGCGTTCCCGGCTGCATCGCCAGCCCACCGAGGAAGAGTTCATCATGTATCTCAATCATCCGGGCGATGCCATCAAGACCGTCGACTTCTGCGAGAAGTTCGGCAACGTCAACAACCTTCCCGTGGATGTCTGGTTCGAGGGACTGGAGAAGGGCGAGGTCCTGGAGTTCCAGGGCAATTGCAAGAAGCCGCACGTCATGCGCATCCTGGATATCTCCGAGCCGGATGAGAACGGTATGACCGTGGTCCGTTACGTGCTCGACTCCGAGATCATGAGCCATCAGGTCAAGGTGGCCGAGGCTGAGGTTGGGGGCAAGGACGCCATCGAGATGGCGGACCCGTCCAACGTATTCCAGGTGGGTTCGCCCAGCAACGGCGACCTGTGGGTCACCCATGTCCGCCCCGGCGATCGCGTCAAGGCGGGCGAGGAACTGCTCAACATCTCCATCATGAAGCAGGAGAAGGCCGTCCTGGCTCCTGTGGCGGGCATGGTCCGTCGGGTCATCAAATCCGCCAATTACACCGAGGACAAGAAGATGGTTCCGGTGGTGGAAGGGGAGCTTCTCGTGGAACTCGGACCCGAGGCGGGCACCTGTCCCACCTGCAAGGTCGACGTTCCCATGGAGGATTACAACTTCTGTCCCAACTGCGGTCAGAAATTGTAA